TGTGTGCACGTTGATGCACAGAAAGAGCTAtttgaaaagggaaaaacaaacctgTGCTGCTCTTCCTCAGGGTTTTGGCTGGTGTGGGCCATCATCTTCATTTTAAGCTGCTGCTGCGTGTGTCACCATCGCCGCACCAAACACCggctgcagcagcaacaacgGCAGCACGAGATCAACCTCATCGCCTACCGGGAGGCTCACAACTACCCGTCCGTGCCCTTCTACTTCAGTAAGAGTCGCCTCCGTCACGCAGCATGCGTCACAGATCTCTGTGATCCAGATCCCAAAAAGATGGCAGTAACGTCAAAGCTCTGGGTCATGTATGGAAAGCAGCAGAGTTGTTGTCTCTCTGAACCTTGCTGGTGGTTTCcattaaaccaggggtgtcaaactccaggcgaTCAgggccggtgtaggtaccaaaactgtTGGGCCTGCAATAAGTGTTCTGGGGCATGacactaatgatgacgtcacactacggtaaccccacttggacaaactgctcgggctctacatattttcatttcaggtTTCCTTTTGTAACTTAACGTTCATTTCCTTCATAacttgtgtctgacattattctttgtaatgtttatattttaccaacacccactttgtaaaaaggtCTGTGGCTGTTCGAACGAACCTGCTGCTCCGCATGAgcaaaccgtgtctctgagcagagcagctggagtctcgtagcttcCTGTTTGCAGGcggctgtgtttgtgtgtgctttgttacggtgtgcgGTCCGGAGAAGGGTTCAGACCGCTGTCCGTTGGACTGCTCTGCGTGAGGGGGCTGCCGGTCAgttctgccaataataaagcactggccaCACGGATTTAAAAAGCTTTAAGCAAACATGCACTTCATAATAATCATAGCAATAAGAAAAgcccgtttagaagatcatctcgctctatgtcagagctttgtttgtttacaacggaactcaTAACTTCCACGATTGCACCAGAATTTGTCCGGACCAGTCACTTTCTTACACGTCATCAGACCAAcatacagccaatcaaatcgtgtgacgtcatcattagtcgaACACTTATTGCAAGACGAAGcgttttggtacctacaccagCCTCCTGGTTTACAGAattcctgccttatctgctgctaatcacctggatcaggtgtgtttagccaataaggagcagGTTGACCCTGGGCCTCGAGGCCCGGGTTCTGACACCCCTGCATTACGCAGCGTGACCCACATTTGGCTCTCTGCGGTTTCACAGTGACTTCAGCTGAGTCCTGATTGTCTTTCTTTACCTCCTCAGGGTTTCTGCCCAACTACCTCCTTCCCGACTATGAGGAGGTGGTTAACCGGCCGCCGACTCCGCCCCCGCCTTACACCGCCTTACTGACAGGACCGTCCTCGGTGGCTTCCAGCCCCCTAAATCCTGAGCAGCAGGACGGCCACTGTTCCACCGTCCAGCCCCCCCCAGGCCCTCCCACCTCGGACAGCCTGTGCTGCCGACCCACGGAGGAGCCGCCCCCCGTCTCTTTGGACTTCACGCCGAAGGCTGAAGGGAAACGCGTGCAGACCGCAGAAAATGCAGACACGATACTACGAGGGGGGGGGCTCGGCATGGAGCGGCTGTCCAGCCAGGGGGTGAAGGGGGACAGCGAGGAAGATTGCAGGGACCCGCTGATGAAGGACTTCAGTCTCTCAGAGGACAAGGAGCGCCTCCCCAACGGCAGGAGGAGGCGCTTCACAGGGGACTCCGGGATTGAGGTGTGCGTGTGCGGCACGCGCGGAAGCGGCGTCTGCGGGGGGGCCGGAGGGACTGGCCAGGAATGCAAGGAGTTGAGGGAGCTGGAGAGCCTGCTGGGACAGGACGAAGGAGACGACGACGATGAggaggggggggaggggtccGGGGACTTCTGCGACAGCTGTGGTCATGGAGCCTCGCTCCGGGGGGAGGACGACCCGCCGCCTGGGGCTCCAGACAGGGGTCCGACGGGCTCTCCTTTGCCCCCTGACCACCCAGGCGGGAGTCCGCTCCAGGAACCCGTGTGCCTCCTCCTGCACACCATCAATGAGCAGGAGGGAGGGGCCCCCAGCAGCAGCTTGGAGGGCTGAAGGGGCCCCTCTGTCTGAGGGACTTATTGATTCTTTTTATGAGCATGCCCCCCCAACGCACCGCAGCAGTGGCCTTAATCTGTGCAGTTCTGCTTCATTTGGGGGGAGCCGTGGAGCTTACCCCCACCGCACACTCGCAGATCTGCATCAGTTCCGTCATTTACCACAAGCAGCAGTTGAGACTTCAGTCCTGGGGGGGGCAGGAGCCCTCAAAGGCTGTTCCTCGCTGCCACTGAACTGTTGAAGATCATGCACAGCAGGATCATTTTGGGAGGGGGGGATGCAGCATGGAGCTCCTCTGCGGTCATGCGACTGATACTGTACTAGATGTGCAAGGACATcatgccgggggggggggggggggggggggggggtacatgctTGTAAATAGCTTTTCAGTGATTAAAAACCGCTCTGCCTGGAGGTTCACATCCTTTGACGAGTCGGAGCGCgagcacttcctgtttgcacaGTTTTTGTAGAAGTTGTAGCAGAAAACCCCCCCCAACTTTGTTTCCTGAGTCATCGGGACCGTCGGAGCATCAGCCAGTGAGGCTCCCAGATGCTGAGATTTTTACCCTGATATGATGATTGTAGCTCATGCCTGAAAAACCCGACTGTGCTGGAACAATCagtgaaactgaaaaagcaGCTGCCAAAAACAGGAATGTTAATCTTCTTAGAGATTAAACGGAAAAGGGCGAGCGACTTCAGACCTCGTACTTGCGTGTCAGTCTCTTTCAGCAAGTTTCCACGCTCACCAGCTTTTACTTGACTTGAGACCATCTGTACTCGCAGTTTTCCCATGAACCTCCTTGACTGCTGCCTTACAATGGACCAGTGAGCGACGCTGAAATGCAGCTCAGCTGGTTTTAAGGAAAGTTCTGGTTTTCTTCAGCTCTTCATGTTCAGTTAAAACAGCGCAACGTTCTGtagaagacaaaaagaaaccccGTTAATCCTCACTTACTCCAGCACGACGACAAGCATCCAAGAGGGCAATCTGCTAAAGATGCAAAGGTTTGGAGGCTCCCATCTGACCGACTTCTTTTGTTTGCACAGCAGAAGATTAGAATTCTtcaaaaagtggaaaaatgtgCTAATGTTTGGTGCAAAATGAGATTAAAACGATGTGATAATTAATCTGCAATTATTCTGCATTGAAACTCAGGAGAGACGCTTCAGGCATGAGGCTTTCTTTACTCACTTTGACTCCACATCCAAAGTTTCTGAGCTGGTCTTGAATGCATCACAGATGCGTTCTGCTGTCAGTCATTTAGATTTCCAATTGGAACTGTGTTGAAAGCAAACAGCCCCCCCAGCCGTGTGCACACGCAGCCTCTGCTGGAGTTTTCCTCCCGAGTCAAACGGGTTAAATGGATTTCTGCTTCCATTCCCTGGGGAACATCTCTTAACTCCTCTTCAGTCTAAATGTCAGCTTCCTCCTGGAAAAGTGAGCTGCGTGGTTACTATAGTTTTCATCCATTATGGCCTAAATACACTCTGAAGTGCTTTAGATAGAAATGCTTTTGTAAACTCAAAAAAGTGTACTTGGAAACTTTTAGTTAAGGAGCTCTTTTTCAtatcattcattttaaaattgaaaggGTTTATATAAAGAATGAAGAAACCACTTTATATTTGGAAGTGCTGTACGATATTCTGTAGCTTTATTCTGaaccaaaatgtgtttttcatctctttttaaaggaaatcaTTAGCGATATTAGTACGAACCGTTTTGGGTATTAAGTTCTACTTTTGAGGAAAGAGTTAAACTTTTGTTAAGATTTTAATCTGAGGTTGTTTGAAGGGTTAATCCTACTAACTGTATACGTTTGTAAAGATATTGGCTGATTTTGCCAAAGACACTTTGTTATGGTTTGTGCTTTTGCACAAACTTGTTTGAATGTTTCGATCATAAGCCATTCATTGTAAGATGGATGTATGTTCAATAAACATCGGATTTACACAAACCCATGTCTCCCACGTCGCATGTGTTTGTGGTGGGCATTTACTCTGGGGCTATTTTTTTAGTTGGCAGTTTTATACACTTGCAGAATGAATGAGCACATCCTGAAATTCAACCGAACCGTTTCCACACAGAAGGTCAAAGTTAAACACCTTCGGTTCAGCATTTACTAAATAggtttattttctaaaagacCAAAGAGGGAAATCCTGTTATGGATTGAGTGAAAGGAAACACTGCTGTTGAATTGAAAGAAACATACAGATACGTTTATTTAGACCAAAAATGAAAGCTTTCATTCTAAATGTCAATGTAAAAGTGGAATTTGTTCAAGCTTTATTTTATGTCATCTTATTGTTGATGGAAATGTTTACAACCTTTAAGAGATTTGTCCTTTTAGTATGTTGGAAGTtttcgatctgttattttccaGCTGCTGGTTCATGAATGCCCCACCcgctgaaaaaaattaaatgttaaatttaaaagAAGTATAAATATTAGGTTCATTCAACAATTGGGAGACATTTGGGCTTCAAAATtcttgaaaaataaactttcactTTCTGACGTTCTGCTACATATTTATCAACAATAAGTAATAAACTATTAAAAGCTTGAGCAGCTCAGTCAACAAATcaataaagtcatttttattacatgatttatttggtgtttacaACACTCAGTGCAACGTCGGAACCAGCAACCAGAAAAAAGTTGTTGATTTCTGAAATGAAATTCCTTTTCCATTAAGTTCATCAAATAACATTCTGTCTGAATAACCATTTAATGTCACGTATGACttgatttaaattcattttatcaACTCTCAAAATCtttctccacctgcttttcAAAACTGGCCCGTTTAAGTATTTATTGTACAATATTTattcaaacacattttgcaaATATGATTGCATAAACTCTTTAAAGAAACACGGGTCCAACCCTTATAAGCAGAGAAATTAATATAGCatctttttcaattaaaatgatGTGGTGACAGGGTTGCATAAAGTATAATggatttaatatttttgattatGGATCATCATTCAAAAGTGACAAATAAATGACCAAGACAACAAAATGAACAGCTTTTAATGAGGTCTGCTGCTCGTTTTTTCAAATAACGCTCAAGAAGTTGAAGAAATaacatcattttaatttcatttctctctttctttGAGTAAGTACTCTTGTCTCCTCTGTACTCTCTAAATCACATTTGGCTCGGTAGCGTCTCTGCTTTTCAGCAGCACTCTGGTGGGCCACACTAAAAAATCTGACTTAAATGAATGTCCCCTTTTATGAACTGTAACTCGTTGTTTGCAtacagtttcatttattttaagttaatCATCCTTTCAAGGTAGTTGCTGCAGCTAGAACCCATCTGGACTACTTTAACAAATTAAAGAATACCATTCAGTGTTTAAAAttcataaatgtgtttaaaaacgtACATAGATAATTTCAACTAAGGGTGGTATGTAAAATGCCCTCCAACTGTAGAATGACCCATTATCGTTGCAATTTCTGAAGTTAACTAAAACCTAATAAAAACGTGCCGGCATCTgttcttcatttcattttttcagtgttttattttattctgaaattttcGGAAATGATTGTTGAGCTTCAACAGGAAGTGACGCATCACCTGAACTTTGAATGCACCAAACATTTCACTTGAACTTTGAACGCACCAAACATTTCAGAGTCGATGGCTGAAGACAGCAGGTATGGCTAGctttggtttcttcttttttgtttcacagatTGCAGTATATCTGGGCCCGCGCGTTGTTTGCGTGACGGAAGCGTGACACATACGTGATACTAAATGCTAGACTCTTGCTTCTTCTTCAAGCGCGCGCGGAACCGGATTCTCTGACAGCTCCACCCACGTGGACGTGAaggtaaatagctttttttcttaaactttattgaacataaaCACAATTACCAAAAACGATTATACgtgcaatggaaacacagcaataacaataataacattttaatataaaagaATTCAGCTAGGGACATGTGAATAAGAAATTATAAGTCAACAAatgttaatagaaaaaaaatttagtaaaaatgaaacgaaaaaaaaaatactgtatggTGTCTGTGAGGGTATATTGATATTTTTGAGGGGGTTGTAATGTAAAGTCGAtgaaattcaattattataatAAAGCCAAAAAATTTGGAGTAATCGTTCTCACTTTGCATTTCTGTAAATAAGcatttataatatataatatataataataaataaatacacacacacacacacacatcttaaaaaataataaaaatatattaacagtATCTGTTGAAAACTTATCAGACGATTAATTTTTAATTCATTATTTTTGAATCGCTGCAATGGCTTCTGGAGCTCATAAGAAAGTGCGCTATTCTATAAAAGGTGAACCAAGATTCAGGGGAATTATTGCCAAAATGATCATTATCTGAAAAATTAGCATTGCACATATTTTCTAGATAATATCACGTAAgagttttttatgtatttgtttgacTTTATTATGAATGCTATTTTTTTCAGGTACTCATCACTCTTTAATTCATTTAATATTTCTAAGACTACAGTCACATATGACAGAATGCCACCATAAACGTGATCTGATGGCTTTCAAAATACTATTGACTATTTTGTTACTGGAAAAGATTACAATTACAAAAACCTTTCATCATTAAATAGGTTACCATTTATATAGTTGatatcagaaaaataaatgaaaccttTCTATCCAATTTGGCTTAAATATAGATTTGCTCTTCGTGGTTTTATCTTTGTTGTTCCAAATTACAGATTTATGTGGGAAAAAGTAACGCAACAACTTCCAAGCCAGTGAGGCTTGTTGGTAAAAGTTGGAGAGTTTTACAGGAAGCTTTTTGATATTGTAGTGAAGGTAAAGTGCTGCAAGTTGTGGATTTACCGTGGTAATGTGTGAACATGTGACACAGTAAACACTGTTTGTGTTGACTTTTCCCCCCCAGAACATTTATAACATCATTGTCTGTGTAAACTATAGTCAGCctgctggggggtattccaggaagcatgtttaaactagcctgactttgagcctgaactctggctgaaatccgcctgaacttgcttactctgggtatgtcggttccaaaagaccggatatgagttggcgtaattacgctcgacttggtaaccctgggttaacgcacggtacataaagacattctcaatagatcgctgatttctggagtcaccatggaaacgcgtggagagaaaaaagaaagcgcgacacttgagacggaagtgatacggagtctgagattttaatgacggcggttaaaaattataagtccatcaaaaaagtaacacggctgaaaaataatttaaataatttagttaaatttattcaaactcaataattgttaatacaactcaaatttacgtatttatctaactaaatgtcacattactccattaatcttttttccatcttaattacttatatttcttgaactttcatatgtctaagtttgagccggcagatatgctcatttttacaacaataaaaagaacggaaaaaaaatgcaccgaGTGCAAAAACTCACTAAAGAATTTTCTGTCACTGTCATAACAATACTAagcggtaggggtgctatataaactcatcatcc
The sequence above is a segment of the Oryzias latipes chromosome 1, ASM223467v1 genome. Coding sequences within it:
- the wbp1l gene encoding WW domain binding protein 1-like isoform X1; translation: MGLFLQAAVASVSPTESAAEEGDQNPTKQMWEHRFMWDSAGHRENLLRCEGVNNQTYFCEAGHCCGESQCCSYYYELWWFWLVWAIIFILSCCCVCHHRRTKHRLQQQQRQHEINLIAYREAHNYPSVPFYFRFLPNYLLPDYEEVVNRPPTPPPPYTALLTGPSSVASSPLNPEQQDGHCSTVQPPPGPPTSDSLCCRPTEEPPPVSLDFTPKAEGKRVQTAENADTILRGGGLGMERLSSQGVKGDSEEDCRDPLMKDFSLSEDKERLPNGRRRRFTGDSGIEVCVCGTRGSGVCGGAGGTGQECKELRELESLLGQDEGDDDDEEGGEGSGDFCDSCGHGASLRGEDDPPPGAPDRGPTGSPLPPDHPGGSPLQEPVCLLLHTINEQEGGAPSSSLEG
- the wbp1l gene encoding WW domain binding protein 1-like isoform X4, translated to MSLDAGAPPNLLRCEGVNNQTYFCEAGHCCGESQCCSYYYELWWFWLVWAIIFILSCCCVCHHRRTKHRLQQQQRQHEINLIAYREAHNYPSVPFYFRFLPNYLLPDYEEVVNRPPTPPPPYTALLTGPSSVASSPLNPEQQDGHCSTVQPPPGPPTSDSLCCRPTEEPPPVSLDFTPKAEGKRVQTAENADTILRGGGLGMERLSSQGVKGDSEEDCRDPLMKDFSLSEDKERLPNGRRRRFTGDSGIEVCVCGTRGSGVCGGAGGTGQECKELRELESLLGQDEGDDDDEEGGEGSGDFCDSCGHGASLRGEDDPPPGAPDRGPTGSPLPPDHPGGSPLQEPVCLLLHTINEQEGGAPSSSLEG
- the wbp1l gene encoding WW domain binding protein 1-like isoform X2 codes for the protein MSLDAGAPPVMETPLSHLLLHSENLLRCEGVNNQTYFCEAGHCCGESQCCSYYYELWWFWLVWAIIFILSCCCVCHHRRTKHRLQQQQRQHEINLIAYREAHNYPSVPFYFRFLPNYLLPDYEEVVNRPPTPPPPYTALLTGPSSVASSPLNPEQQDGHCSTVQPPPGPPTSDSLCCRPTEEPPPVSLDFTPKAEGKRVQTAENADTILRGGGLGMERLSSQGVKGDSEEDCRDPLMKDFSLSEDKERLPNGRRRRFTGDSGIEVCVCGTRGSGVCGGAGGTGQECKELRELESLLGQDEGDDDDEEGGEGSGDFCDSCGHGASLRGEDDPPPGAPDRGPTGSPLPPDHPGGSPLQEPVCLLLHTINEQEGGAPSSSLEG
- the wbp1l gene encoding WW domain binding protein 1-like isoform X3, with product MGLFLQAAVASVSPTESAAEENLLRCEGVNNQTYFCEAGHCCGESQCCSYYYELWWFWLVWAIIFILSCCCVCHHRRTKHRLQQQQRQHEINLIAYREAHNYPSVPFYFRFLPNYLLPDYEEVVNRPPTPPPPYTALLTGPSSVASSPLNPEQQDGHCSTVQPPPGPPTSDSLCCRPTEEPPPVSLDFTPKAEGKRVQTAENADTILRGGGLGMERLSSQGVKGDSEEDCRDPLMKDFSLSEDKERLPNGRRRRFTGDSGIEVCVCGTRGSGVCGGAGGTGQECKELRELESLLGQDEGDDDDEEGGEGSGDFCDSCGHGASLRGEDDPPPGAPDRGPTGSPLPPDHPGGSPLQEPVCLLLHTINEQEGGAPSSSLEG